TCGCCCGGGCCGAGAAGATCTCGGTCGTGATGGTCAGCGACGGCGCGCCCGAGGAACATGCCCGTTTCCTTGAAAACCACGAGCTGGGCCAGATCCGCTATGTCGTCTCGGCCGAGATCGGCATGGCCTTCCAGGTCGGCAAGATCCCTTACGGGGTGCTGCTTGACGCCGAAGGGGTGATCAAGGCCAAGGGCCTGACCAATACCCGCGAACATCTGGAAAGCCTGCTGGAGGCCGACAAGACCGGCTTTGCCTCGCTGCAGCAGTTCATCGCCGGGCGCAAGAAAAGCGCGGCCTGATCCGGCCGTTCAGTCTCAACCCCAAGCAGAGGGAGGAATACGATGCTGGGGAATTTCAGGTTCGACAATGTGGTCGAGAAACTGTCCCGCCGGGTCGCTGGCCGCACCAGCCGCCGTGGCGCGATCGGTCGGCTGGGTGCAATCATGGCAGGCGGGGCGCTGATACCGCTGTTGCCGGTGGACCGTCGGGGCCGGGTCAGCCGCGCCCATGCGGCCAGCCCCGCCGAGGGCACCGATCCGCGCGCCAAATGGCAGCCGC
The Paracoccus alcaliphilus DNA segment above includes these coding regions:
- the mauD gene encoding methylamine dehydrogenase accessory protein MauD is translated as MTFLIASNILLWVAFLGVSVVLLGLMRQIGLLHERSSPMGAMITDHGPDIGDAAPEFELPDYFGRSVRIGGASEGRPLLLMFTAPTCPVCDKLFPIIKSIARAEKISVVMVSDGAPEEHARFLENHELGQIRYVVSAEIGMAFQVGKIPYGVLLDAEGVIKAKGLTNTREHLESLLEADKTGFASLQQFIAGRKKSAA